The nucleotide sequence CGGGCTCAGTCTCTTCCTTCTGGCACGGATCTGAGCGGTCACAGGTCTTCCCGCTGCTCTTGGGAAGACCAGATGGCTACAACCGCTAGTGGAGGTATCCAGCGATCCGTCGGCTTCTGTGGCTCGACCCCGATTGCTACCTCAACCAGAAGTCAGTATGGTTTCACACCTTATTGGGCGAGCCAAGCACGGACCGGCCGCTCACGGCGCGGTGCGGCAGGGGCCGAGACAATCCGGTGAGTTTCCCCAGCGAGCCCGACGCCATCCTCATCGCAGAGGGCGACGCGCTGATCCGCATGGTCATGGTCGACATGCTGAGCGATGCCGGCTTCACGGTCGTCGCGGTCGCCGACGCCGCCGGGGCGCTCGCCGTGCTGGAGACACGCGCTGAGATCCGCGCGCTTATCACCGGCCGCACGCTGACGGCTCTCGGCGACGGTATCGGTCTCATTCAGCGCGCGCGGGTTGGCTGGCCCGGCCTCGCACTCCTGATCACGTCCGGTTCCGCGAGCGACCTGACGAGCCAGATCCCGACGGGCGTGCGGATCGTGTGGAAGCCGTTCCACTATCACGTCCTGGCACAGGTGATCGCGCAGGAGATCCGCGGCAGCGACGGCCCGTCCGCCATCCCGCTCCTGCCCGAGGGCCTGCCGACGAGTCCGGCTCAGCCAGGTCTCGCCGCCGCGGCCGCGCCCGTGCGCGAGCCCGACAGGAACTGAACTCCCGTCTCCGGCTGCGGAATGCCCTGCGCCCGGCGGTCGCGGCGCGATCGCGCGTCTCCGCCTTGAAACAACGCGACGGCTCGCATAATCCGAATTCACGAGGCAAAACAATAGATTAGTGTGATTATAAACTGTCGCCGCACAGGCTCTCCGCGCCACGTCGCCCATCGCAGAGGGAGCACCCACTGCGCCGGGTGCCCCGCGCGGTGAGCGCGACCGTCGCCGTTCGGGCCGCAGGCCTGCGGGCCGAGCTGAGCCCGCTGGCGCCCTTCTTCTGCCTCTACGTCAGCTTCGGCGCCACGCTCGGCTTCCTGTCGGGCGGCGCGCCGCTGATCCTGCGCAGCCGTGGCATGGATCTCGCCGAAGTCGGCCTGCTGCAACTGATCAACCTGCCGGTCGGCCTGACCTTCCTCTGGGCCTCGCTGCTCGACCGGGTCCGCCTGCCGTTTCTCGCGCACCGGATCGGCTGGATCGCCGCGACCCTCGGGCTCACCGTCGCACTGCTCGTCGTCCTCAGCCTCGGCGAGA is from Methylobacterium radiodurans and encodes:
- a CDS encoding response regulator, yielding MSFPSEPDAILIAEGDALIRMVMVDMLSDAGFTVVAVADAAGALAVLETRAEIRALITGRTLTALGDGIGLIQRARVGWPGLALLITSGSASDLTSQIPTGVRIVWKPFHYHVLAQVIAQEIRGSDGPSAIPLLPEGLPTSPAQPGLAAAAAPVREPDRN